A window of the Candidatus Jettenia caeni genome harbors these coding sequences:
- a CDS encoding ATPase has protein sequence MQDCKIPFTCELCEKQLSCQLDQIEHNKWVIVQRMKEITYKIVVMSNKGGVGKSTVTTNLGVALAQKGYKVGIADADIHGPNIPIMLGVEGKRLKGSSGGVLPLEVLPNLKVASLSFLIEDPSMPVIWRDSAKWDFLCELMGSVCWGNLDYLLVDLPPGTGNEAISIIELIGKVDGSVIVTTPQDVVLLDVKKAVLFSRDSNVPIIGVVENMSSLVCPHCSQHINVFKTGGGEKICTELGVAFLGKIPLDPGITEKCDNGEAFVAAYPNSDAAKSFEKIVKKCEEFVKTRKDEADKVTEFREIPLLGKIPVDPDFIEGSNKSLI, from the coding sequence ATGCAAGATTGTAAAATTCCTTTTACCTGTGAGCTTTGCGAGAAACAATTATCTTGCCAATTAGATCAAATAGAACACAACAAATGGGTAATTGTTCAACGGATGAAAGAGATTACCTATAAAATTGTTGTGATGAGCAATAAAGGCGGGGTAGGTAAAAGTACGGTAACAACAAACCTTGGTGTTGCCCTGGCTCAGAAGGGTTATAAGGTTGGAATAGCTGATGCAGATATCCACGGTCCTAATATCCCGATAATGTTAGGCGTAGAAGGGAAAAGGCTTAAGGGGAGTAGCGGTGGCGTGCTGCCTTTGGAAGTATTGCCAAATTTAAAAGTCGCTTCCCTCTCCTTTTTGATTGAAGACCCATCAATGCCAGTTATTTGGAGAGATTCTGCAAAATGGGATTTTCTTTGTGAATTAATGGGAAGCGTATGTTGGGGAAATCTAGATTATCTCTTGGTAGATTTACCACCGGGAACCGGAAACGAGGCCATTTCTATTATAGAACTTATTGGAAAAGTAGACGGTTCCGTAATAGTTACAACTCCACAAGATGTGGTTTTATTAGATGTAAAGAAAGCGGTACTCTTTTCCCGAGACAGTAATGTCCCTATTATCGGAGTTGTTGAGAACATGAGTAGCCTTGTATGCCCTCATTGTAGCCAGCATATCAACGTATTTAAAACAGGCGGAGGGGAAAAAATTTGTACGGAACTAGGCGTAGCATTTCTTGGTAAGATACCTTTAGATCCGGGAATTACAGAAAAATGCGATAATGGCGAAGCCTTTGTGGCAGCCTATCCCAATTCTGATGCAGCAAAATCATTTGAGAAAATCGTTAAAAAGTGTGAAGAATTTGTTAAAACCCGTAAGGATGAAGCAGATAAAGTTACTGAATTTCGGGAGATCCCTCTTTTAGGTAAGATACCAGTAGATCCGGATTTTATTGAGGGATCCAATAAGTCATTAATTTAG
- a CDS encoding inositol phosphatase/fructose-16-bisphosphatase has product MQKSKVVTIQRHIVEQERLHPNATGDFTCLLWDLTIAAKTISREVNKAGLADILGITGENNIHGDVVKKLDVYANEKIYKSMNHGGHLCIMASEENEDIIPIPDEFPKGKYVLLFDPLDGSSNIDANVCVGTIFSIYRRKTTGKESTIEDCLRKGTDQVAAGYIIYGSSTMMVYTTGQGVHGFTLDPSIGEFLLSHENIRIPSKGKIYSINEGNANTWDEGTKKYIAYLKENDPSTERPYSLRYIGSLVSDFHRNLLYGGIFLYPVDYKDPKKPKAKLRLLYEAAPLAFIVEQAGGKASTGKERILNIQATELHQKVPLVIGSKEDVLTYEKFFSQK; this is encoded by the coding sequence ATGCAGAAGAGTAAGGTTGTTACCATCCAAAGGCACATTGTTGAGCAAGAGAGATTACATCCAAATGCTACAGGGGACTTTACCTGTCTCCTATGGGATTTAACTATTGCCGCAAAGACTATTTCCCGTGAGGTAAATAAGGCAGGCCTTGCAGATATTTTGGGCATCACAGGCGAAAATAATATCCACGGTGATGTAGTAAAGAAATTAGATGTCTATGCTAATGAAAAGATATATAAATCGATGAACCATGGTGGCCACCTTTGTATCATGGCATCAGAAGAAAATGAAGATATTATTCCAATACCAGATGAATTTCCAAAGGGTAAGTACGTCCTCCTTTTTGACCCCCTGGACGGCTCATCGAATATCGATGCCAATGTGTGTGTTGGGACTATATTCTCGATCTATCGAAGAAAGACAACGGGGAAGGAATCAACCATTGAGGATTGTCTTAGAAAAGGAACAGATCAAGTTGCAGCAGGATATATAATTTATGGGTCAAGTACCATGATGGTATACACCACAGGGCAGGGAGTCCATGGTTTTACATTAGACCCTAGCATTGGAGAATTTTTACTCTCGCACGAAAATATTCGCATTCCATCTAAGGGCAAGATATATAGCATTAACGAGGGAAACGCAAATACATGGGATGAGGGAACAAAAAAATACATTGCTTATCTCAAAGAAAATGATCCTTCAACAGAAAGACCTTATTCCCTAAGATATATAGGGTCGCTGGTATCAGATTTTCACAGGAACTTGCTTTACGGAGGCATATTCCTGTATCCTGTTGATTATAAAGATCCAAAGAAACCAAAGGCAAAATTACGATTACTTTACGAGGCTGCTCCACTTGCTTTTATTGTTGAGCAGGCTGGTGGTAAGGCGTCAACAGGAAAAGAACGCATTCTGAATATTCAGGCAACCGAATTGCATCAAAAGGTACCTCTCGTTATCGGAAGTAAAGAAGATGTATTAACTTATGAGAAGTTTTTTAGCCAAAAGTAA
- a CDS encoding molybdopterin-guanine dinucleotide biosynthesis protein has translation MKSDPRNATINEELAEFSLFLKCIFYNLWIMKPKTLVMSIVGRSNSGKTTLMVRLVKELKLRGYKLATIKHSHHHIELDTKGKDSWLYSQAGADAVVVSSQSMMGIIRWTPGEFLLSDIVSTYLQDMDIVLVEGYKAESIPKIEVFRTEVSTELVCQGDKNLIAVIGDKNPKLGIPFFHIDDKASSIVNFILSDLKI, from the coding sequence GTGAAATCTGATCCACGTAATGCAACTATTAATGAAGAATTAGCAGAATTTAGTTTGTTTTTGAAATGTATTTTTTATAATTTATGGATTATGAAACCAAAAACTCTAGTAATGTCTATTGTAGGCAGGTCTAACAGTGGGAAAACTACCCTTATGGTAAGACTCGTTAAAGAACTGAAATTGAGGGGTTATAAACTCGCTACAATTAAACATAGTCATCATCACATTGAATTAGATACAAAAGGTAAGGATAGTTGGTTGTATTCACAGGCGGGAGCTGATGCGGTTGTGGTATCTTCTCAATCGATGATGGGTATTATTCGCTGGACACCCGGGGAATTTCTCCTATCAGATATTGTGAGCACCTATTTACAAGATATGGATATTGTTCTTGTTGAGGGTTATAAGGCCGAATCAATACCAAAGATAGAAGTGTTTCGTACTGAGGTTAGCACTGAGTTAGTATGCCAGGGAGATAAGAACTTAATTGCCGTTATTGGAGACAAAAATCCTAAACTTGGTATACCTTTTTTCCACATCGATGACAAAGCCTCTTCGATTGTTAATTTTATTTTATCGGATCTTAAGATTTAG
- a CDS encoding ferredoxin, with the protein MDNAEKTVDRRQLFKDLFAFMGNTVADYAQKKVNRIMPKGEYLRPPGAVEEAEFLSLCTRCDECIKVCPAKAIKRSTGLADVAIGTPVIIPKESPCVLCNGLLCSAACKEGALKPIERVDNVRIGIAKINRSQCLAWGDQDCQLCFIKCPLRGDAIYQEDGKPVINPDKCVGCGVCEHACHTINTICAIKITTKR; encoded by the coding sequence ATGGATAATGCGGAAAAAACAGTAGATAGGCGACAGCTTTTTAAAGACTTATTTGCCTTCATGGGTAATACAGTCGCAGACTATGCTCAGAAAAAAGTCAATCGCATAATGCCAAAAGGAGAGTATTTGCGGCCTCCTGGTGCGGTCGAAGAAGCAGAATTTCTCTCCTTATGTACCCGATGTGATGAGTGTATTAAAGTATGTCCTGCAAAGGCTATCAAGAGATCTACTGGGCTGGCAGATGTAGCCATAGGCACGCCTGTTATTATACCGAAGGAAAGTCCGTGTGTTTTATGCAATGGGTTACTCTGTAGTGCGGCTTGTAAGGAAGGCGCCCTAAAACCTATCGAACGGGTGGACAATGTCAGGATAGGTATCGCAAAGATTAACCGGTCACAATGCTTGGCATGGGGAGATCAGGATTGTCAGCTATGCTTTATAAAATGCCCTCTCCGTGGAGATGCAATATATCAGGAAGATGGCAAGCCGGTGATTAACCCTGATAAATGTGTCGGTTGCGGGGTTTGTGAGCATGCCTGCCATACAATAAATACTATTTGTGCTATTAAGATTACCACAAAAAGATGA